From Zingiber officinale cultivar Zhangliang chromosome 5B, Zo_v1.1, whole genome shotgun sequence, the proteins below share one genomic window:
- the LOC121984511 gene encoding probable GMP synthase [glutamine-hydrolyzing]: MSGTPKVRSLNVSDSEARPVLVPGGNQARSVAAGQKPASKALNKTESTEAAIAEEKKKKVASPVADLPLIRSSLSAPSALRKHDWLLQSNLSMNASCSSDTSTDSFCSRTSRGRIGRSNLMSNRKQSLPRSGKIVAKAEKNAPDDVAMRIPELVHGKSKCAWMTANTESCYVSFHDEEWGVPIRDDKKLFELLVLSGALAELAWPVILTKRHIFRDVFLEFDPVAVSKLNEKKIAAPGNTGNSLLSEPKLRAIIENARQILKIIDEFGSLDRYCWSFVNYKPIISKFRYPRQVPVKTPKADVISKDMVRRGLRSVGPTVIYSFMQAAGLTNDHLISCFRFEECIAAASPNVNEVLEAKVNINPQDKEKNLISQD, translated from the exons ATGTCAGGGACTCCGAAGGTTCGCTCCCTCAATGTGTCCGATTCTGAGGCGAGACCAGTCCTAGTGCCTGGAGGAAACCAGGCAAGGTCTGTGGCAGCTGGTCAAAAGCCAGCTTCGAAGGCTTTGAATAAAACTGAGAGCACAGAGGCTGCAATTgccgaggagaagaagaagaaggttgccAGTCCTGTTGCTGATCTACCACTCATTCGGTCTAGTCTAAGCGCTCCCTCAGCTCTTAGGAAGCACGATTGGCTTTTGCAATCAAATTTGTCGATGAATGCTTCTTGCTCCTCGGATACGTCCACAGATTCATTCTGCAGCCGAACTTCCAGAGGAAGAATTGGTAGGTCAAACTTGATGAGCAATCGGAAACAGAGCCTTCCTAGATCAGGTAAGATTGTAGCGAAGGCAGAGAAGAATGCTCCAGATGATGTAGCCATGCGTATACCAGAACTCGTGCACGGAAAGAGCAAGTGCGCTTGGATGACAGCCAACACAG AATCATGTTATGTTTCATTTCATGATGAAGAATGGGGAGTTCCTATTCGTGATGATAA GAAATTGTTTGAGCTTCTTGTACTATCTGGTGCACTCGCTGAGCTTGCTTGGCCAGTTATCCTCACTAAAAGGCACATTTTTAG GGATGTTTTCTTGGAATTTGACCCTGTTGCAGTTTCCAAATTGAATGAGAAGAAGATTGCTGCACCTGGAAATACTGGTAATTCCCTTTTGTCAGAGCCAAAGTTGCGAGCTATCATTGAGAATGCACGCCAGATACTCAAG ATAATAGATGAGTTTGGATCATTAGATAGATACTGCTGGAGCTTCGTGAACTACAAACCTATTATCAGCAAATTCCGCTATCCACGTCAGGTGCCTGTTAAGACTCCAAAAGCAGATGTCATAAGCAAAGATATGGTTCGGCGAGGCCTTCGCAGTGTGGGTCCAACCGTCATCTACTCCTTCATGCAGGCTGCTGGACTGACAAACGATCACCTCATTAGCTGCTTCCGGTTCGAGGAGTGCATAGCAGCTGCTTCGCCAAATGTAAATGAAGTCCTAGAAGCTAAGGTGAACATCAACCCCCAAGACAAAGAGAAGAACCTTATAAGCCAGGATTAA